From Drosophila yakuba strain Tai18E2 chromosome 2L, Prin_Dyak_Tai18E2_2.1, whole genome shotgun sequence, one genomic window encodes:
- the LOC6526731 gene encoding eukaryotic translation initiation factor 4E-binding protein, whose protein sequence is MSASPTARQAITQALPMITRKVIISDPIQMPEVYSSTPGGTLYSTTPGGTKLIYERAFMKNLRGSPLSQTPPSNVPSCLLRGTPRTPFRKCVPVPTELVKQTKSLKIEDQEQFQLDL, encoded by the exons ATGTCCGCTTCACCCACTGCCCGTCAAGCCATCACCCAGGCACTGCCCATGATCACCAGGAAGGTCATCATCTCGGATCCCATCCAGATGCCCGAGGTGTACTCGTCGACGCCCGGCGGAACCCTCTACTCCACCACTCCTGGAG GCACTAAACTGATCTACGAGCGGGCCTTCATGAAGAATCTCCGTGGCTCTCCACTGAGCCAAACGCCGCCGTCCAACGTGCCCAGTTGCTTGCTGCGGGGTACACCGCGTACTCCCTTCCGCAAATGCGTGCCCGTGCCAACGGAACTGGTCAAGCAGACCAAGTCGCTGAAGATCGAGGACCAGGAGCAGTTCCAACTGGATCTGTAG
- the LOC6526732 gene encoding protein transport protein sec31 encodes MPCHRLSILGLLILSVVLTNADVGYHYNRPTRPTAPSAPSSAGSVYTGHQFSALPTIHPLPPIPALPPLPTARVPLPRSRPTAPAASIVSHYLPPKPVVSTYIPPPAAAPIASISFHGTPTFKPSYGPPPPARTSLATPIVVPPTGPAPLTAGGNLRIPFGKQALISPGESYVANGRQLKQYAVIEIIDNDIDETPAPFLSSTSFFDRYGAHVGAPSANGIQLDSRANSLLLEQQQLAIQPRSQGGALGGDAIALGSGGLGFVRLPNGNVYLGSGSLGYISGQQRVASVLEARTRSESTSDALHFGHGPLGGVDNLLRFK; translated from the coding sequence ATGCCTTGCCACCGACTGAGTATTTTGGGTCTGTTGATTCTATCTGTGGTCTTGACCAACGCCGATGTGGGCTACCACTACAACAGACCGACGAGACCCACGGCTCCCTCGGCGCCATCGAGCGCAGGATCGGTGTATACGGGTCACCAGTTCAGTGCGCTGCCCACCATACATCCACTGCCTCCGATTCCAGCACTTCCTCCACTACCCACGGCCAGGGTTCCGCTACCCAGGAGTCGTCCCACAGCTCCGGCTGCCAGCATCGTTAGTCATTATCTGCCACCGAAGCCAGTGGTCTCCACATACATTCCACCGCCAGCTGCTGCCCCCATCGCATCCATAAGTTTCCACGGAACGCCCACTTTCAAGCCTAGCTATGGACCTCCACCACCGGCACGGACTTcccttgccacgcccatcgtGGTGCCGCCCACTGGACCGGCTCCATTGACCGCAGGTGGAAATCTGCGCATTCCCTTCGGCAAGCAGGCGCTGATTTCCCCCGGAGAATCCTACGTGGCCAATGGCAGGCAGCTGAAGCAGTATGCCGTCATCGAGATTATCGACAACGACATAGACGAAACACCGGCTCCATTCCTGTCCAGTACGAGCTTCTTCGATCGCTATGGCGCACATGTGGGTGCTCCGTCGGCCAATGGAATCCAGCTGGACTCCCGGGCCAATTCCCTgctgctggagcagcagcagcttgcCATCCAGCCGAGATCCCAGGGTGGAGCACTGGGCGGAGATGCCATTGCCCTGGGATCGGGTGGCCTGGGCTTTGTGCGATTGCCCAATGGGAATGTGTACCTCGGCTCCGGATCCCTGGGCTACATCAGTGGTCAGCAGCGGGTGGCCTCCGTGCTGGAGGCACGCACTCGATCGGAGTCCACGTCGGATGCCCTGCACTTTGGGCATGGTCCTCTGGGCGGAGTCGACAATCTGCTGAGGTTCAAGTAG
- the LOC6526730 gene encoding N-acetylgalactosaminyltransferase 4, with amino-acid sequence MPAVSILDFRRQDVHMAMKKRYVKRLVRKVVLLLVVIVTVSLVTTLVVEQRMKKAAELTEQLDPNGDPITPVFRAANIIPTRRAPRPPFQDRNSVVELPKSEKPQGFRLPEAKGERKDWHDYAAMEADRKRSGFGEHGVAAKIENPAEKELEKEHSWMNGFNGLISDRISLNRSVPDIRLEACKTRKYLAKLPNISVVFIFFNEHFNTLLRSIYSVINRTPPELLRQIVLVDDGSEWDSLKQPLDDYVAQHFPHLVTVVHSPERQGLIGARLAGAKVAVGEVMVFFDSHIEVNYNWLPPLIEPIAINPKIATCPMVDTIAHEDFSYFSGNKDGARGGFDWKMLYKQLPVLPEDALDKSMPYRSPVMMGGLFAINTDFFWDLGGYDDQLDIWGGEQYELSFKIWMCGGLLLDVPCSRVGHIFRGPMKPRGNPRGHNFVAKNHKRVAEVWMDEYKEYVYKRDPATYDNVDAGDLTRQRAVRERLKCKSFHWYMTEVAPDFLIKFPPVEPPSYAAGVIQNVANPVYCLDSMGKNAEEAVGMFSCADNKTHPQPNQFWELSIFRDLRMKRFDSVCLDVHEGPPDATVWMWQCHSQGGNQFWYYDRSTQRLIHGEHNKRCLEGFVENGIARVVANACEEGNDRQRWEFGFVNHTMLNTFHEGLH; translated from the exons ATGCCAGCAGTCAGTATTTTGGACTTCCGCCGCCAAGACGTCCACATGGCCATGAAAAAGAGATATGTGAAGCGCCTGGTGCGCAAGGTCGTCCTTCTATTGGTGGTCATCGTCACCGTGTCCCTGGTCACCACTTTGGTGGTCGAGCAGCGGATGAAAAAGGCCGCTGAGCTGACGGAACAACTCGATCCCAATGGAGATCCCATAACGCCCGTTTTTCGAGCTGCCAATATAATTCCAACGCGGAGGGCTCCACGCCCACCATTTCAGGATCGCAACTCCGTGGTTGAACTCCCAAAGAGTGAGAAGCCTCAGGGATTCCGACTGCCGGAAGCGAAGGGAGAGCGCAAGGATTGGCACGACTACGCGGCCATGGAGGCGGATAGAAAGCGATCCGGTTTTGGTGAGCACGGCGTAGCCGCGAAGATCGAAAATCCCGCTGAGAAGGAATTGGAAAAGGAGCACTCCTGGATGAACGGCTTCAATGGCCTCATATCGGATCGCATCTCCCTCAATCGATCTGTGCCCGATATCAGACTCGAGGC TTGCAAAACCCGGAAGTATCTGGCCAAGTTGCCCAATATCAGTGTGGTTTTCATCTTCTTCAACGAGCACTTTAACACCCTGTTGAGATCGATATATAGTGTGATAAATCGCACTCCACCCGAATTACTGAGGCAAATTGTGCTCGTGGACGATGGCAGCGAGTGGGATAGTCTGAAGCAGCCGCTGGACGACTACGTGGCGCAGCACTTTCCACATCTGGTGACCGTAGTGCACAGTCCGGAGAGACAGGGTCTCATTGGTGCCAGATTAGCTGGTGCCAAGGTGGCGGTGGGAGAAGTGATGGTCTTTTTCGATTCCCACATAGAAGTCAACTACAATTGG CTGCCTCCCCTGATCGAACCCATTGCCATCAATCCCAAGATCGCCACCTGCCCCATGGTGGATACCATTGCGCATGAAGATTTTTCCTACTTCAGCGGTAATAAAGACGGAGCACGCGGTGGATTCGATTGGAAAATGCTGTACAAACAGCTGCCGGTGCTGCCCGAGGATGCGCTGGACAAGTCCATGCCATACCGGAGTCCGGTCATGATGGGTGGCCTGTTTGCCATCAACACGGACTTCTTCTGGGATCTGGGCGGCTACGACGATCAGTTGGACATCTGGGGCGGTGAGCAGTACGAGTTGAGCTTCAAGATCTGGATGTGCGGCGGCCTGTTGCTGGATGTTCCCTGCTCGAGGGTGGGACACATATTCCGGGGACCCATGAAGCCAAGGGGCAATCCTAGGGGACACAACTTTGTGGCCAAG AATCACAAACGCGTGGCAGAGGTTTGGATGGATGAGTACAAGGAATATGTGTACAAACGCGATCCCGCGACCTATGATAACGTGGATGCCGGCGATCTGACGCGTCAGCGTGCAGTTCGAGAGCGGCTGAAGTGCAAGAGTTTCCACTGGTACATGACGGAGGTGGCGCCCGATTTCCTCATCAAGTTCCCGCCGGTGGAACCACCAAGCTACGCCGCCGGCGTCATTCAGAACGTGGCCAATCCGGTCTATTGCCTGGATAGCATGGGCAAAAACGCCGAGGAGGCGGTGGGCATGTTCAGCTGTGCGGACAACAAGACCCATCCGCAACCGAATCAGTTTTGGGAGCTCTCCATATTCCGAGATCTGCGGATGAAGCGCTTCGACTCAGTGTGCCTGGATGTGCACGAGGGACCGCCGGATGCCACCGTTTGGATGTGGCAATGTCACAGTCAGGGTGGCAATCAGTTCTGGTACTACGACCGGTCAACCCAGAGGTTGATTCACGGCGAGCACAACAAGCGCTGCTTGGAGGGATTCGTGGAAAACGGCATAGCCAGGGTGGTGGCCAATGCCTGCGAGGAGGGCAATGATCGCCAGCGCTGGGAGTTCGGCTTCGTGAACCACACCATGTTGAACACTTTCCACGAGGGATTACACTAG